In the Natrinema amylolyticum genome, one interval contains:
- a CDS encoding group I truncated hemoglobin, with amino-acid sequence MADTLYERLGGEDAITAVVDEFYDRVMADEQVAGYFDDVDMQKQRAHQAQFISSVTGGPVEYAGGEMEAVHADMGITPSDFQAIATHLDDALAAFDVDEADREAVLEEIASYQDAIVTAAD; translated from the coding sequence ATGGCAGACACCCTCTACGAGCGACTCGGTGGCGAAGACGCGATTACGGCCGTCGTCGACGAGTTCTACGACCGCGTCATGGCGGACGAACAGGTCGCGGGCTACTTCGACGACGTCGACATGCAGAAACAGCGCGCACATCAGGCGCAGTTCATCAGTTCGGTCACCGGCGGACCGGTCGAGTACGCCGGCGGGGAGATGGAAGCCGTTCACGCTGACATGGGCATCACCCCGTCGGACTTTCAGGCGATCGCGACCCACCTCGACGACGCGCTCGCGGCGTTCGACGTCGACGAAGCCGACCGCGAGGCGGTCCTCGAGGAGATCGCGAGCTATCAGGACGCGATCGTCACGGCCGCGGACTGA
- a CDS encoding nitric-oxide reductase large subunit: protein MQISRKQLATFLAAIFVLNLVVMGGGAWLSYENEPEIPETIVGPDGETVATSDDVQSGKAVFQENGLMNQGSMLGRGSYYDVDYTADALELKTEYMRDYYAQEEYDTAYEDLETSERAGIDETVRQELQSSEYTDGERVEYSAAEAYAHEQVRQDYVETYHEGDRERGVQEGLIPTEEEAEQFADFALWTAWISHTDRPGTDVSFTNDFPYSPAAGNDAGGAVMTWSVIAMVLLVAGAGIAIWLYQAVELPEPEAAGVSIPHPKEIDLTPSQLLSTRFILIGALLFVLQTFLGGLLAHYYIERDGFFGLNELIGFDILQWLPWTIARTWHVDLGVLWIATMWLGAGLFLAPLLTGHEPRKQALYIKGLIGALLVVAVGGLAGIWLGINNVFDGQLWWLLGNEGLEYVEIGRVWQAGLLVGFLGWTALVARGFKPLLDREPRYGLAHMIVYAGGSIGLLFMAGFLYTPETNFVMTEFWRWWVVHMWVEGVFEFFIIVVIALTLVSMNLLTKKSAEKAVIFQAALVMGSGIIGVSHHYWWAGLPEVWLPIGSVFSTLEFIPLLFILYEALGQYRAMDTAGKDFPYRMAFYFIVASSVWNFFGAGVIGFFINLPVISYFESGTYLTVAHAHGAMFGAFGFLAMGMAVYILRVTTRNAHWSDRRLRWSFWLCNVGLALMLFLSLLPVGFLQLEVAFTEGYAASRSLEFYNGGLIQTLFWLRMPGDTLLILGAVVFAWDVTAKLLFQRKATAGETTGHVIADRIFGDRDPVEPVSDDD from the coding sequence ATGCAGATATCCAGAAAGCAACTCGCCACGTTCCTCGCGGCGATCTTCGTCCTCAATCTCGTCGTCATGGGCGGCGGGGCGTGGCTCTCATACGAGAACGAACCGGAGATTCCGGAGACGATCGTCGGTCCGGACGGCGAAACGGTCGCCACGAGCGACGACGTCCAGTCCGGGAAGGCGGTCTTCCAGGAGAACGGCCTGATGAATCAGGGCTCGATGCTCGGCCGCGGTAGTTACTACGACGTCGACTACACGGCCGACGCCCTCGAGTTGAAGACAGAGTACATGCGCGACTATTACGCGCAAGAGGAGTACGACACGGCCTACGAGGACCTCGAGACGTCCGAACGGGCCGGCATCGACGAGACGGTCCGGCAGGAACTCCAGTCGAGTGAGTACACCGACGGCGAGCGGGTCGAGTACTCCGCGGCGGAAGCGTACGCCCACGAGCAGGTTCGGCAGGACTACGTCGAGACGTACCACGAGGGCGACCGCGAGCGCGGGGTTCAGGAGGGGCTGATTCCGACCGAGGAGGAGGCCGAGCAGTTCGCTGACTTCGCGCTGTGGACCGCCTGGATCTCCCACACCGACCGTCCGGGAACCGACGTCTCGTTCACGAACGACTTCCCGTACTCGCCGGCCGCGGGCAACGACGCCGGCGGGGCCGTGATGACCTGGAGCGTCATCGCGATGGTGTTGCTGGTCGCCGGCGCCGGGATCGCGATCTGGCTCTACCAGGCCGTCGAACTCCCCGAACCGGAGGCCGCGGGCGTCTCGATCCCCCATCCGAAGGAGATCGACCTCACCCCGAGTCAGCTACTGAGTACCAGATTTATCCTCATCGGGGCGCTGCTGTTCGTCCTCCAGACGTTCCTGGGCGGTCTGCTCGCCCACTACTACATCGAGCGCGACGGCTTCTTCGGCCTCAACGAGCTGATCGGCTTCGACATCCTCCAGTGGCTCCCGTGGACGATCGCCCGCACGTGGCACGTCGACCTGGGGGTCCTCTGGATCGCCACGATGTGGCTCGGCGCGGGCCTGTTCCTCGCGCCGCTGCTGACGGGCCACGAACCGCGCAAGCAGGCCCTCTACATCAAGGGCCTGATCGGTGCGCTGCTCGTCGTCGCCGTCGGCGGCCTCGCCGGTATCTGGCTCGGCATCAACAACGTCTTCGACGGCCAGCTCTGGTGGCTGCTGGGCAACGAGGGGCTGGAGTACGTCGAGATCGGTCGCGTCTGGCAGGCCGGGCTGCTGGTCGGCTTCCTCGGCTGGACCGCTCTCGTCGCGCGCGGTTTCAAGCCGCTGCTGGATCGCGAGCCCCGCTACGGGCTGGCCCACATGATCGTCTACGCGGGCGGCTCGATCGGTCTGCTGTTCATGGCCGGCTTCCTCTACACGCCCGAGACGAACTTCGTCATGACGGAGTTCTGGCGCTGGTGGGTCGTCCACATGTGGGTCGAGGGCGTCTTCGAGTTCTTCATCATCGTCGTCATCGCCCTGACGCTGGTCTCGATGAACCTCCTGACCAAGAAGTCCGCCGAGAAGGCCGTCATCTTCCAGGCCGCGCTGGTCATGGGCAGCGGCATCATCGGCGTCTCCCACCACTACTGGTGGGCCGGCCTCCCCGAGGTCTGGCTCCCCATCGGGAGCGTCTTCTCCACCCTCGAGTTCATCCCGCTGCTGTTCATCCTCTACGAGGCGCTGGGACAGTACCGCGCGATGGACACCGCCGGGAAGGACTTCCCCTACCGGATGGCCTTCTACTTCATCGTCGCCTCTTCCGTCTGGAACTTCTTCGGGGCCGGCGTCATCGGCTTCTTCATCAACCTGCCGGTGATCAGCTACTTCGAGAGCGGGACCTACCTGACGGTCGCCCACGCTCACGGCGCGATGTTCGGCGCCTTCGGGTTCCTCGCGATGGGGATGGCCGTCTACATCCTCCGGGTGACCACCCGCAACGCACACTGGTCCGACCGGCGGCTGCGCTGGTCGTTCTGGCTGTGCAACGTCGGCCTCGCGCTGATGTTGTTCCTGTCGCTGCTCCCCGTCGGCTTCCTCCAGCTCGAGGTCGCCTTCACCGAGGGGTACGCCGCCTCGCGCAGCCTCGAGTTCTACAACGGCGGACTGATCCAGACGCTGTTCTGGCTGCGCATGCCCGGTGACACGCTGTTGATCCTGGGTGCGGTCGTCTTCGCCTGGGACGTCACCGCGAAGCTGCTCTTCCAGCGGAAGGCGACCGCCGGAGAGACGACCGGTCACGTCATCGCCGACCGGATCTTCGGCGACCGCGACCCGGTCGAACCGGTTAGCGACGACGACTGA